AAAATAATAACCTACGAATAATACGACCCGCAAAAGCCACCAGTTTTTCCCCCTTTCGAATATCAAAGGAATTAGGGTTTCACAGATTAGATCAAAAAAAGAAAATGGCGATGAGAAAGTTCTTCAGCGAAATCAGGGGAATGAAGGTGAGCGAGGTTCCGTCGAAAGTGGGACAGGATTTTACACCAAGCAACGCCAAAAATTTCTTCGCGAGATGGTTAGAAAATTATCATGCCAAATACATTCAAACTGATTCAATCGTACCTCTTTATCATGTTTGTTTTGGTGGTATGATCTTCTCTTATCTCGTTGCTCTTCCTGAGGAGCGACGTCATCTCGAGCATCAGCAACATGCCAAAGAACATGGTGGTCATTAATCAATTCAATCAGGTAtacatttttttaattaatttattgtTATTAATCGGTTTACTTGTATGAAGATCCGAATCCGATGATCGGATCTCACTGATTATATCATAATTACATCATTGCTGAGAATAATGGAAAACATTGACTTATAATATTTCTAATTCTTAATTTGGTGGTGTAATATACAAGTAATGAAACTGATATTTTATATGATTGGTTTTTATTGAAGCTAATAATTAGTTTATCCTGTTCAGTACGTATTATCCCACTTGATTAATCGATGTGCATGCTTCAGTGTTAGGCGATATTCCCTATCCAAATTGTATCAAATGTGTGCTTTATGCCAAGTTGTTTGCTTAGGGTAGTACACATTATTCTCTACGCCTCCTCTGGTCTTGCAAGTGTCACGTTGGTCCTTCTAATTCTAAGTACGCTTGAAAACTTGAACGCTAGTCGTAAACACATGTTTTACAAGCATTCTTAACTCTTAGCTGTATAGATGTGTATTTTTCGCGTTGGAAGATGCTAGTGAGTAACATGTACTGTCTTGCGATAAAGTTGCAGGTCGTCCTGTATTGTGGTGAAATGCATGTGTGATGTTTGTTTAGGTTCATTTGTGTTCTTTTAACATATATTAAATGAATGCAATTTAATATATTCATTCTTTTGCCTTCGTTGGCGTTCACACGTTTGCGTTCGTGAACAAACTTGTTATCTTAGCGAACGAACTTGAACACAATATTTTATTCATTTATTCATTTATATGTTCGATaaaaactttattaataatgatcaaCATGATTTGTTCGTGTTCTTTTAGTTCGATTACTGGCCTAATTATAACCCCAGTTTCAACTTTATACAGACAGTCGTGTGAAACGAATACCATGACATAACAATGTATGCTAATCCAAGTATATATAATCTTTGTTAAATTATTTCATAACCTTGTGGCTGTATAGTAGAGTCATGGTGTTACCTTTTCTCTAATGCTGCTGAAATAAATATACAGAAATATGCACCTGTCTGTTTTTAAATAACGGTTAACCCATTTGTTGTGATTGCAGGTTTTGGGAGGATGAGACCTGTGTTATTTCAATTGTTTTGAGTTTCGAGGATGGGATGATGATCACAAAAACTGcccaaaaattaaaaaataaaatcatTTTTTTCCCTTGTTTCTATTAAGAATACACACTATATGCTGTGGGGCATATTATCATTGAACCCTTCCATTAATTGTATTTTGTGTTACATTATATATCTGCTGCTGACCTACTACCAGTCTGTGTGATTGGAGCCTTTGGTAACAGATTGATAATAAAAACCAGATGGCCAACCGCTGCTTTGAACAGGCAGGTCCATGATTGTTTATTCTTCCTCTGAAACTATCAAACTTCTTATCTGTTATTTAGTACCTTCAATAAAGGGTTTTTCAAATGTGTTTTTACATGagtttaagaaaattcttttgaccAAAAGAAAAACCTTTTCAAGTTTGCTCTAAAACTTTTTTGCATATAAATTTCCAGTGAATCATCCTTTTATATTCTAATATAGCTTTTGATAAGGCTTTGCCTTTCTTAGATTGAAACATTAGTCAATATCAAAAAGTTTTCTTAATAAGAAATGATATAGCATGCAAAAAAGCTTTTAAATCATTTTTTGTATTGGTGAAGCTCTTTAGGGCCCGTTTACTTTCTATATCCGTTTTTGTATAACCTTTAATTTAATGAGTATAAAATAAAATTGTTGTTTCTTTGTCACTTAATTTAAAAGTTGCTCTCTTTCTAGAAGACATAGATAAGACAACCCTTTCCCAAGACTTAATACGAGGAAAACAAAGAGTCTCTAGTGGTTTACCTTGGCTAAAACAGAGAAAATTATACTACTCTTGCTCACTCTGATACTGATGActcctttttttttaaaaaaattaataaataaaaatgaaactcAATCTCGATGCTAATCGAACCCTACTAATTTCATATTCATATTTCATttttatattcatattaatattatattatagctTAAGATACTCTTCTCTTAAAAGTTACGAGTACTTATCATTCTCTTGAACTTGAATTCagggtgcgtttgtttacctcttaatggaatgATTCAGCATTGAATGCTGAATCATTAAGCATTCATtgtgtttgtttctgacctctgaatgacatatggtgttgAATGACTCAGAATtaagctctgaaccattcagagcagaaacactctcttaaccattaagagtctAAATTTTTTGTAATATTGTCTTGAAATCATATCCTGAtcacttaactaacaagtatatatatatatatatatatatatatatatatatatatatatatatatatatatatatatatatatatatatatagtggtaggatcaagagggaagtaaccattcgggggaagcaaaaacttttttttttttttcgttttttgaaaaaactttgttcacgaacattatagacgagatgaaaatatgaacatttagtagagacactttgtgataaatgtttttattttggcgggaaaacgctcgaagaagtaatatataacaattatcgtgtttttcgagcgtattttgaggttttagctattggggtttagatattagggtttagatattagagtttatagggtttagatattagggtttagaaatttagggtttagatttaggatttagattgagtttttaacacgaacggtttagagtttagagtttaaggtttagggtttagggtttggtgttttgggtttatggaataaactcaaaacaccaaaccctaaaccctaaaacctaaactctaaatcgggctaaattttacttcacaaaatatgaaaaaaaaaaaaaacgttcatattcttcacgaacaatattatcttgaatgttatttttgtcgatcgtttttccgcctaaataataacattcatcacgaagtgtctcttctaaatgttcatattttcgtgtgatcttgatgccggaaaaaaaaatttcaaaaaaaacgaaaaaataaaattttttttgcttcccccgattggttacttccccattgatcctgcccctatatatatatatatatatatatatatatatatatatatatatatatataggggcaggatcaatggggaagtaaccaatcgggggaagcaaataaaattttttttttttcgtttttttttaaattttttttttccggcatcaaaatcacacgaaaatatgaacatttagaagagacacttcgtgatgaatgttattatttaggcgggaaaacgatcgacaaaaataacattcaagataatattgttcgtgaagaatatgaacgttttttttttcatgttttgtgaagtaaaatttagcccgatttagagtttagggtttagggtttggtgttttgggtttattccataaacccaaaacaccaaaccctaaactctaaactctaaaccgttcgtgttaaaaactcaatctaaatcctaaatctaaaccctaaaccctaaatttctaaaccctaatatctaaaccccaatagttaaaacctcaaaatacgctcgaaaaacacgataattgttatatattacttcttcgagcgttttcccgccaaaataaaaatatttatcacaaagtgtctctactaaatgttcatattttcatctcatctataatgttcgtgaacaaagtttttccaaaaaacgaaaaaaaaaaagtttttgcttccccccgcttccccccgaatggttacttccctcttaatcctaccactatatatatatatatatatatatatatatatatatatatatatatatatatatatatatattaattaaagtaacacgttaataaggtag
The window above is part of the Rutidosis leptorrhynchoides isolate AG116_Rl617_1_P2 chromosome 1, CSIRO_AGI_Rlap_v1, whole genome shotgun sequence genome. Proteins encoded here:
- the LOC139879801 gene encoding uncharacterized protein encodes the protein MAMRKFFSEIRGMKVSEVPSKVGQDFTPSNAKNFFARWLENYHAKYIQTDSIVPLYHVCFGGMIFSYLVALPEERRHLEHQQHAKEHGGH